Proteins encoded within one genomic window of uncultured Draconibacterium sp.:
- a CDS encoding DUF4199 domain-containing protein — protein sequence MKKVAIEIKWAILFAVIQLVWMFGERIAGLHDENIAKHSVVTNFFAIVAIAVYVVALLDKRKNDFNGKMTWIQGFISGLIITLGVTILTPLTQYLTVEVITPHYFENMIDYTVEHGLKTPQEAAEYFNLKSYMAESIIFAPLMGLATSAIIAIFTRKK from the coding sequence ATGAAAAAAGTTGCAATTGAGATTAAATGGGCCATTTTATTTGCAGTCATTCAGTTAGTTTGGATGTTTGGAGAAAGAATCGCCGGTCTTCATGATGAGAACATTGCAAAACATTCCGTCGTTACCAACTTCTTCGCTATAGTAGCAATTGCGGTTTATGTGGTTGCACTGCTCGACAAACGAAAGAATGATTTTAACGGAAAAATGACCTGGATTCAGGGATTCATAAGCGGATTGATCATCACTTTAGGAGTGACAATACTCACTCCTCTCACACAATACTTAACTGTTGAAGTTATTACGCCTCATTATTTTGAAAATATGATTGATTATACCGTTGAACATGGATTGAAAACACCTCAAGAGGCAGCGGAATATTTCAATTTAAAAAGTTACATGGCAGAGAGTATAATTTTTGCACCTTTGATGGGACTGGCAACTTCAGCAATTATTGCCATTTTCACCCGAAAAAAATAA
- the rsgA gene encoding ribosome small subunit-dependent GTPase A: MKQQLPESIENYINQNGIPITELARVITVHKERYIIQSDTSVFKAEITGNIRFAAQSATDFPTAGDWVRFMPMDDENAIILEVLPRFSKLERQAVGKHGDVQLIAANVDVAFIVQAVGHDFNPNRLERYLAVCYAGNIQPFLVLSKTDLVSENECKQLIDDVKNRIRNIKTIALSNETKQGLDLLQSELEASKTYCFLGSSGVGKSTIINHLLNREALETRSISESTNKGRHTTSHRELFVLENDSIVIDTPGMRELGVTDSADALEMTFDAISDLTSDCKFGDCSHTNETGCAVLAALESGELGEDAYENYLKLKREQEHFSSTVYEKRQRDKEFGKMIKSVLKEKKRSKPR, encoded by the coding sequence ATGAAACAACAACTTCCTGAATCGATTGAAAATTATATAAATCAGAATGGGATTCCCATTACTGAGCTAGCAAGAGTGATAACTGTGCATAAAGAACGTTACATCATTCAGAGCGACACTTCGGTTTTTAAAGCGGAAATAACCGGAAATATCCGGTTTGCTGCTCAATCCGCAACCGATTTCCCGACTGCTGGTGACTGGGTGCGTTTTATGCCAATGGATGATGAGAATGCCATTATTCTTGAAGTTCTGCCCCGTTTTTCAAAACTCGAACGCCAGGCTGTTGGCAAACACGGCGATGTGCAACTTATTGCTGCGAATGTTGATGTAGCGTTTATTGTACAAGCGGTTGGCCACGATTTTAATCCGAACCGTTTGGAAAGATACCTGGCCGTATGTTATGCCGGAAATATCCAACCGTTCCTGGTTCTTTCAAAAACTGATTTGGTTAGTGAAAACGAGTGTAAACAGCTAATTGATGACGTTAAAAATCGCATCAGGAATATAAAAACAATTGCACTGAGCAATGAGACAAAACAAGGCTTGGATCTTCTGCAAAGTGAATTGGAAGCCAGTAAAACCTATTGTTTCCTGGGCTCTTCGGGAGTTGGTAAGTCAACAATCATTAATCACCTGCTCAACAGAGAAGCGCTCGAAACCCGGTCGATAAGTGAAAGTACAAACAAAGGCCGGCATACAACCAGCCATCGCGAGTTGTTCGTGCTCGAGAACGACAGTATTGTGATCGACACACCGGGAATGCGCGAATTAGGAGTGACCGACTCGGCTGATGCCCTTGAAATGACATTTGATGCGATATCTGATCTCACTTCCGATTGTAAATTTGGCGATTGCAGCCATACCAACGAAACGGGTTGTGCAGTGCTGGCAGCTCTTGAGAGTGGCGAATTAGGCGAAGATGCCTACGAAAACTACCTGAAACTAAAACGCGAGCAAGAACATTTCAGTAGTACTGTTTACGAAAAACGGCAGCGCGACAAAGAGTTTGGCAAAATGATTAAATCTGTTCTGAAAGAAAAAAAACGTTCAAAACCGCGGTAG
- a CDS encoding MATE family efflux transporter, which translates to MLHKRVSVLSLQKLKDIDFKGLWIDVKEAIGGTERDFTESSLGKAIFILAVPMVLEMIMESVFAVVDIFFVSKLGADAVATVGLTESVMTIVYAVGMGLSVATTALVSRRIGEKNNKQAGVVAFQAMMVGFIFSVCIAIPGVLYAGEFLKLMGATDSMAAEGYLFPAVMFGGNVVIMLLFIINAVFRSSGDAAISMRVMWLANIINIILDPLLIFGIGPFPELGLAGAAIATTTGRGLAVLYQFYLLFGGHHRIRLYWSNLKIRVNVMLKLIKISGGGILQNLIATSSWILLVRIIAVSGPEALAGYTIAIRIIIFALLPAWGLSNAASTLVGQNLGANQPERAERSVWITGYVNMIFMGFMGIILAVFPEFWIKLFIGEAAVVDNGTLALRIISFGFLFYALGMVLMQGFNGSGDTITPSKINFMSFWLFEIPLAYFLAIVLNMGLFGASMSIVIAESFLAITALYLFRKGKWKQRKV; encoded by the coding sequence ATGTTACACAAAAGAGTAAGTGTTTTGTCTTTACAAAAACTAAAAGACATTGATTTTAAAGGACTCTGGATCGATGTAAAAGAAGCAATTGGCGGTACAGAGCGCGATTTTACCGAGAGCAGTCTTGGCAAAGCCATTTTTATTTTGGCTGTTCCTATGGTGTTGGAGATGATCATGGAATCGGTATTTGCCGTAGTTGACATCTTTTTTGTTTCGAAATTAGGTGCAGATGCAGTGGCAACTGTTGGCCTCACTGAGTCAGTAATGACCATTGTATACGCCGTTGGAATGGGACTTAGCGTGGCAACCACTGCGCTTGTTTCGCGGAGAATTGGCGAGAAAAACAATAAACAAGCTGGTGTAGTGGCTTTTCAGGCCATGATGGTAGGTTTTATATTTTCCGTTTGTATTGCTATTCCCGGCGTTTTATATGCCGGCGAATTTTTAAAGTTAATGGGAGCTACCGATTCAATGGCTGCCGAAGGTTACCTCTTCCCTGCCGTTATGTTTGGCGGAAACGTGGTAATCATGCTGTTGTTTATTATTAATGCTGTATTTCGCAGTTCCGGAGATGCGGCCATTTCAATGCGGGTAATGTGGCTGGCAAATATTATCAATATCATTCTCGATCCATTACTTATTTTTGGCATTGGTCCTTTCCCTGAACTAGGACTGGCAGGAGCAGCAATTGCCACTACAACAGGGCGCGGCTTGGCTGTTTTGTACCAGTTTTACCTTTTGTTTGGTGGGCATCACCGCATCCGACTGTATTGGTCCAATTTAAAAATTCGCGTTAATGTAATGCTGAAACTGATTAAAATATCAGGTGGTGGAATTTTACAAAACCTAATTGCAACATCGAGCTGGATTTTGCTGGTCCGTATTATTGCAGTTTCGGGGCCGGAGGCGTTGGCCGGATATACTATTGCCATCCGAATAATTATTTTTGCATTGTTGCCTGCGTGGGGATTAAGCAATGCCGCATCAACGCTTGTTGGGCAAAACCTTGGTGCCAATCAACCTGAACGTGCAGAACGATCTGTATGGATTACCGGTTACGTAAACATGATATTTATGGGTTTCATGGGAATAATACTGGCTGTTTTCCCTGAGTTTTGGATAAAACTGTTTATCGGAGAAGCGGCTGTTGTCGACAATGGCACACTGGCGCTGCGGATTATTAGTTTTGGCTTTCTGTTTTATGCACTGGGAATGGTACTGATGCAAGGTTTTAACGGAAGTGGCGATACGATTACGCCTTCAAAGATCAATTTTATGAGCTTTTGGTTGTTCGAGATACCACTGGCCTATTTTCTTGCAATTGTGCTGAATATGGGCTTATTTGGAGCCAGCATGTCGATTGTAATTGCTGAATCGTTTTTGGCAATAACAGCTCTGTATTTGTTCCGAAAAGGCAAATGGAAACAACGAAAAGTGTAA
- a CDS encoding glycoside hydrolase family 127 protein → MNPKLYSIILFFVLVSCNYKDQFPVKKSERISNINTSVTQEDSSSYAPFEGLFTFVNQFDAQDSSFDLEAFKANYNQFYVNNNKAIYDSLALPAWIEINGLLLELTGEAKYAQELEKISANENMTDYIKPFVLTQNGDHIYVNLFNPAEIDFQHSLGGDVTFRQETNYPESGSVRLHFEMTERRYIELNIRIPEWAEGTHVTVKGVKYFTKPGSYCLIAKKWKQGDLVQVEMPIGNYPNR, encoded by the coding sequence ATGAATCCTAAACTGTATTCTATTATTCTATTTTTTGTACTTGTTTCATGCAATTACAAAGATCAATTTCCAGTAAAAAAGTCGGAGCGAATTTCTAATATTAATACATCTGTAACACAGGAAGATAGTAGCTCTTACGCGCCTTTTGAAGGGCTTTTTACTTTTGTAAACCAGTTTGATGCACAAGATTCATCCTTTGATCTAGAGGCTTTTAAAGCAAATTACAATCAGTTTTATGTGAATAATAACAAGGCCATTTATGATAGCCTGGCATTGCCTGCCTGGATTGAAATAAACGGATTGTTGCTTGAATTAACCGGTGAAGCAAAATATGCACAGGAACTGGAAAAAATTTCAGCAAACGAAAATATGACGGACTACATTAAACCTTTTGTGCTAACACAAAATGGTGATCATATATACGTCAACCTGTTCAATCCGGCTGAAATAGACTTCCAGCATTCGCTTGGTGGCGATGTTACTTTTCGTCAGGAAACCAATTATCCTGAGTCGGGCAGTGTGCGCTTACATTTCGAGATGACGGAACGGCGCTACATTGAACTGAATATACGAATTCCGGAATGGGCTGAGGGTACACACGTAACAGTAAAAGGAGTAAAGTATTTTACAAAACCCGGTAGCTACTGTTTAATCGCTAAAAAATGGAAACAGGGCGATTTGGTTCAGGTTGAGATGCCAATAGGAAACTATCCCAATCGTTAA
- a CDS encoding L-serine ammonia-lyase yields the protein MESIREIYKIGHGPSSSHTMGPKKAADRFLAENKNAARFEVILYGSLAATGKGHLTDYAIKQSFGNHPLQINWKPKTFLPRHPNSICFKAFNNENELLKEWTCYSVGGGTIVDDHTQSETVEVYEHTTMSEILDWCNHNGKNFWEYVAEFEDPDIWDYLEEVWLVMLESIKRGLKTEGVLPGGLKLPRKAPVFNTRGDTFATPFKRRSQLFSYALAVMEENAAGGKIVAAPTCGASGVLPAVLKYFKKIHKRDKNAILRALATAGLIGNIVKTNASISGAEVGCQGEVGTACAMASGAATQMMGGTIFQIEYSAEMGLEHHLGLTCDPVAGLVQIPCIERNAFAAERAVSHNNYALLTDGRHRISFDEVVETMYKTGIDLQSKYRETSEGGLAIFDALPNC from the coding sequence ATGGAATCAATAAGAGAAATCTACAAAATAGGTCACGGGCCATCAAGCAGCCACACCATGGGCCCTAAAAAAGCTGCCGACAGGTTTCTGGCAGAAAACAAAAACGCAGCTCGTTTTGAGGTAATTTTGTATGGCAGCCTGGCAGCTACAGGCAAAGGGCACCTTACTGATTATGCCATTAAACAAAGTTTTGGCAACCATCCACTACAAATTAACTGGAAACCCAAGACTTTTCTTCCGAGACATCCCAACAGTATCTGTTTTAAGGCTTTTAACAATGAGAACGAGTTATTAAAAGAATGGACCTGTTACAGCGTTGGTGGTGGTACTATTGTTGACGACCACACCCAATCAGAAACCGTTGAAGTGTATGAACACACTACCATGTCGGAAATATTAGACTGGTGCAACCACAACGGAAAAAATTTTTGGGAATATGTTGCCGAGTTTGAAGATCCTGATATATGGGATTACCTGGAAGAAGTGTGGCTGGTGATGTTGGAAAGTATTAAACGAGGGTTAAAAACTGAAGGGGTTTTGCCGGGCGGTTTAAAGCTCCCCCGTAAGGCACCCGTTTTTAATACAAGAGGAGATACTTTTGCAACTCCATTTAAACGCCGTTCGCAATTGTTTTCATACGCATTAGCTGTTATGGAAGAAAATGCTGCCGGCGGCAAAATAGTAGCCGCCCCCACATGTGGTGCGAGTGGTGTTTTACCTGCCGTTCTCAAATATTTCAAAAAAATACACAAAAGAGATAAAAATGCCATCCTTCGGGCACTAGCCACTGCCGGACTTATTGGCAACATTGTAAAAACAAATGCTTCCATTTCAGGTGCCGAAGTAGGTTGCCAGGGAGAAGTTGGAACAGCTTGTGCAATGGCATCGGGCGCTGCAACGCAAATGATGGGCGGAACCATTTTTCAGATTGAATATTCAGCAGAAATGGGACTCGAACATCATTTGGGATTAACCTGCGATCCGGTAGCCGGGCTGGTACAAATTCCGTGTATCGAGCGAAATGCTTTTGCTGCCGAGCGCGCCGTATCGCACAATAATTATGCTTTGCTGACCGATGGGCGCCACCGCATTAGTTTTGATGAAGTAGTGGAAACAATGTATAAAACAGGGATAGATTTGCAAAGTAAATACCGCGAAACATCGGAAGGCGGGCTAGCCATCTTTGATGCTTTGCCAAACTGTTGA
- a CDS encoding VOC family protein: MKAQINGIQQLGVGVEDLQEAWKWYREHFSMDIRMFEDEATAELMLAHTAGKTRDRRAVLALNMQGGGGLEIWQHTGKKPKPINFEIQLGDLGINIGKIKTENVQAVYDKFSASKLNLLTPISKDPAGNDHFFMKDIYGNMWEIKNQEGVFRKKEKSLSGGVLGTVIGVKDIDTSLKVYQEILQYDEIVYDETGIFEDYKGIPGGNKKFRRVLLRHSDVKQGAFSPFFGQSVIELVQALDYEPKNIYEGRIWGDPGFIHLCFDINGMDQFRERAKAIGYPFTVDSAKATESFDMGEAAGNFAYIQAPEGTLIEFVETHKIPIIKKIGWYIDLRKRGYHPLPNWIMKMFRFMRVKDKK; the protein is encoded by the coding sequence ATGAAAGCACAAATAAACGGAATCCAGCAGTTAGGAGTTGGTGTTGAAGATCTTCAGGAAGCATGGAAATGGTATCGCGAACATTTCTCAATGGATATTCGAATGTTTGAAGATGAAGCTACAGCAGAGTTGATGCTGGCACATACAGCTGGCAAAACACGCGACAGAAGAGCTGTTTTGGCGCTTAACATGCAAGGTGGCGGAGGTCTTGAGATATGGCAACATACAGGGAAAAAACCTAAACCGATCAATTTTGAGATTCAACTAGGTGATTTGGGCATTAACATCGGAAAAATTAAAACCGAAAATGTACAAGCCGTTTACGATAAATTTAGTGCTTCAAAACTGAACTTGCTCACTCCCATTTCAAAAGATCCGGCAGGCAACGATCACTTTTTCATGAAAGACATTTACGGAAACATGTGGGAAATAAAAAATCAGGAAGGTGTTTTTCGTAAAAAAGAAAAGTCATTAAGTGGCGGAGTACTGGGAACGGTTATCGGCGTGAAAGATATAGACACCAGCCTGAAAGTTTACCAGGAAATTCTGCAATACGACGAAATTGTTTACGATGAAACCGGCATTTTTGAAGATTACAAAGGCATTCCCGGTGGCAACAAGAAATTCCGACGCGTTTTACTTCGTCATTCCGATGTAAAACAAGGCGCTTTTAGTCCTTTCTTCGGACAATCGGTAATTGAGTTAGTGCAAGCCCTTGATTACGAGCCGAAAAATATTTACGAAGGACGAATCTGGGGAGATCCGGGTTTCATACACCTTTGTTTCGATATCAACGGAATGGATCAATTCCGTGAGAGAGCAAAAGCCATTGGTTATCCGTTTACCGTTGATAGTGCAAAAGCTACGGAATCATTCGACATGGGAGAAGCTGCCGGAAATTTTGCGTATATCCAGGCACCGGAAGGAACACTGATCGAATTTGTTGAAACACATAAAATACCTATTATCAAAAAGATAGGCTGGTACATCGATCTTCGGAAACGTGGTTATCACCCCCTACCCAACTGGATTATGAAAATGTTCCGTTTTATGCGGGTGAAGGACAAAAAATAA
- a CDS encoding SDR family NAD(P)-dependent oxidoreductase gives MDFSGKTIWITGASSGIGKAVAIELSSNNVTLILSGRKEEALKDTEKICITNGCQTVILPFDLGNEQSIEEATQFIKENNIKIDALYQFGGISQRSFVAETPLSVDRKIFEVNYFGTIALSKKVLPQMIENGGGQIAVTSSIVGKFGFPYRSSYSASKQALHGFFESLRAENARNNISVSVIIPGRIKTNISVNAINKDGKTHAQMDAGQDTGMSAEKCAKVICKKLKKERKEILVGGSEVIMVHIRRFLPRLYYYMASRVKPL, from the coding sequence ATGGATTTTTCGGGAAAGACAATTTGGATTACAGGAGCATCATCGGGCATTGGCAAAGCGGTGGCAATTGAGTTATCGTCGAACAACGTAACACTCATTCTTTCAGGCAGAAAAGAAGAGGCCTTAAAAGACACCGAAAAAATCTGCATAACAAATGGCTGCCAAACCGTTATTCTTCCTTTCGATTTAGGTAATGAACAATCAATTGAAGAAGCGACTCAATTCATTAAAGAAAACAACATAAAAATTGATGCGCTATACCAGTTTGGCGGGATAAGCCAACGTTCGTTTGTGGCTGAAACTCCGCTTAGTGTCGATCGTAAAATTTTTGAGGTAAATTATTTCGGAACGATTGCCTTAAGCAAAAAGGTTTTACCGCAAATGATTGAAAATGGCGGCGGACAAATTGCGGTAACATCAAGTATTGTTGGTAAATTTGGATTTCCATACCGGTCGTCGTACTCGGCATCTAAACAAGCCTTACACGGTTTTTTTGAAAGTTTACGGGCCGAAAATGCAAGAAACAACATTTCAGTGTCGGTTATTATTCCCGGACGGATAAAAACGAATATTTCGGTGAATGCGATAAATAAAGATGGAAAAACACACGCACAAATGGATGCCGGTCAGGACACAGGAATGTCCGCCGAAAAATGTGCAAAAGTGATTTGCAAAAAACTGAAAAAAGAGAGAAAAGAAATATTGGTAGGTGGTTCAGAAGTTATTATGGTGCACATCAGGCGGTTTTTGCCGCGTTTGTATTATTACATGGCTTCGCGCGTAAAACCACTGTAA
- a CDS encoding sodium/proline symporter: protein MIIVFVAYLVILIGIVAYSARRSKTNNDFVIGGKKISGFSLALSERATGESAWLLLGLTGHAYAEGMASLWVALGCVSGILFLWIFLAEPLQKLTDKTGALTVPSLFSAKFKGTQRSFGILSSLIIIFFFVLYIAAQFSGAGKIFNDTFKIDPFWGMVIGSALVTLYTMLGGFITVVATDAFQAVLMVVTCVVLPIIALGIAAANNIHVAEAISQANYLVPQNIDSVKQATGGLLVLNGLSWAFGYTGQPQLLTRMMAMRSQKETQQSRVLAITWTLLAYVGAFLIGIIGYQLVQHGILGAAAASVASDSEKIMPIMVMTLLNPILAGILLSGAVSAMMSTASSQLMVVSSSMTEDFYLHVTKKQIEEKRMLFLNKILTLAVGAVGFILAITMEDTVYGLVSYAWSGIGASFGPAIVLLIFWKKLSRAGVFASLITGTLSAVIWKTWLVDATGVSERLASYLLAFSMAVLFSFILPEREKWSEPKGI from the coding sequence ATGATAATAGTTTTTGTTGCCTACCTTGTTATTTTAATTGGTATTGTAGCGTACTCAGCACGTCGGTCGAAAACGAACAATGACTTTGTTATTGGCGGTAAAAAAATTTCTGGTTTTTCACTGGCTTTATCCGAACGGGCTACAGGTGAATCGGCCTGGTTACTTTTAGGTTTAACCGGTCATGCTTACGCCGAAGGAATGGCGTCGTTGTGGGTGGCTTTAGGTTGTGTTAGTGGTATTCTGTTTTTATGGATCTTTCTGGCCGAACCGCTGCAAAAACTTACAGACAAAACAGGAGCATTAACGGTTCCGAGTTTGTTTTCGGCCAAATTTAAAGGTACACAACGAAGTTTTGGAATTCTCTCTTCCCTTATTATTATATTCTTTTTTGTATTGTACATTGCAGCACAATTCAGTGGTGCCGGTAAAATTTTCAACGACACCTTTAAAATTGATCCTTTTTGGGGAATGGTAATTGGCTCAGCACTGGTTACCTTATATACCATGTTAGGTGGATTTATTACCGTTGTGGCCACCGATGCTTTTCAAGCTGTTTTAATGGTTGTTACATGTGTTGTTCTGCCTATTATTGCGCTAGGAATTGCAGCAGCCAACAATATTCACGTGGCGGAAGCCATTTCACAAGCGAATTATCTTGTACCTCAAAACATTGATTCGGTAAAACAGGCTACAGGCGGTCTGCTTGTTTTAAATGGGCTAAGTTGGGCATTTGGTTATACCGGACAGCCACAGTTGCTAACTCGAATGATGGCCATGCGCAGCCAAAAAGAAACTCAGCAAAGCCGCGTGCTCGCAATCACCTGGACACTATTGGCTTACGTTGGAGCTTTTCTGATTGGAATAATTGGATACCAGTTAGTGCAACATGGTATTTTGGGAGCTGCTGCTGCTTCAGTTGCCAGTGATTCCGAAAAAATAATGCCGATAATGGTTATGACACTTTTGAATCCTATTCTTGCCGGAATTCTTTTATCGGGTGCAGTTTCTGCAATGATGTCAACAGCTTCATCGCAGTTGATGGTCGTTTCATCCTCAATGACAGAAGATTTTTACCTGCACGTTACCAAAAAGCAGATTGAAGAAAAGCGAATGCTGTTCCTGAATAAAATACTTACGCTTGCCGTTGGAGCGGTAGGTTTTATATTGGCTATCACAATGGAAGATACTGTTTACGGACTGGTTTCCTATGCATGGAGTGGTATTGGTGCTTCGTTTGGCCCCGCCATTGTATTGCTTATTTTCTGGAAAAAACTGTCGAGAGCCGGCGTTTTTGCCAGCTTAATTACCGGAACACTATCTGCCGTAATATGGAAAACATGGCTGGTTGATGCCACCGGAGTATCTGAACGACTGGCCAGTTACCTGCTGGCATTTTCTATGGCTGTTTTATTTAGTTTTATTTTGCCTGAAAGAGAAAAATGGTCGGAGCCAAAAGGAATTTAA
- a CDS encoding YitT family protein: MAFLTKDKIFSKKWIQDNLLLIGGSFILAASFVFFVTPHKIVPGGVYGIAIVVHYLTEGVFSFWPDGIPVGTFALMIDIPLIIAGIKILGPRFGIKTITGSVLTAVFTDLLTMMRPDANIPLVDDILLSCLFGGVLMGFGLGLIFKSRATSGGSDIIAMIIGKYTHLQIGRLMIYVDSVIVFFGLLAFRDFAIPLYSLIVIYICGKLIDTALEGANYNKALLIVSRKHAEIKEKLLVDLERGGTYLNGEGMFTGEQKRIIYTVVSRREVAILQEYISKIDPDAFITVMDTKEILGEGFQSLNQKVNN; the protein is encoded by the coding sequence ATGGCATTTCTGACAAAAGACAAAATTTTTAGCAAAAAGTGGATTCAGGATAATCTGCTTTTAATTGGCGGCTCATTTATTTTGGCAGCCTCTTTTGTATTTTTTGTTACACCACATAAAATTGTTCCGGGTGGCGTTTACGGTATTGCAATTGTTGTGCACTACCTAACCGAAGGCGTTTTTTCTTTCTGGCCCGACGGAATTCCGGTGGGTACCTTTGCGCTAATGATTGATATTCCGTTGATCATTGCCGGAATTAAAATACTGGGGCCGCGTTTTGGAATTAAAACGATTACCGGTTCGGTACTTACTGCTGTTTTTACCGACCTACTTACTATGATGCGCCCGGATGCAAATATTCCACTGGTGGATGATATCCTTTTATCGTGCCTGTTTGGTGGCGTTTTAATGGGATTTGGACTTGGTTTGATTTTTAAGTCGCGTGCTACGTCCGGCGGATCGGATATTATTGCCATGATCATTGGAAAATACACCCACCTGCAAATTGGCAGGTTGATGATTTACGTTGATTCAGTTATCGTATTCTTTGGTTTGCTTGCGTTCCGCGATTTTGCCATCCCACTCTACTCATTAATAGTAATTTATATTTGCGGAAAACTGATCGACACAGCACTTGAAGGCGCTAATTACAACAAAGCACTTCTGATTGTTTCGCGTAAACACGCAGAGATAAAAGAAAAATTACTGGTTGATTTAGAGCGTGGAGGAACTTATCTGAACGGCGAAGGCATGTTTACCGGCGAGCAAAAACGAATTATTTACACCGTTGTTAGCCGTCGCGAAGTTGCAATTCTTCAGGAATACATAAGTAAAATCGATCCCGATGCATTTATCACGGTTATGGATACCAAAGAAATACTTGGCGAAGGTTTTCAAAGCCTAAATCAAAAAGTTAATAATTGA
- the tolA gene encoding cell envelope integrity protein TolA — MVEREEYSEKKKGLVGTIVFHTIVLILLLLLGFFTPLPLPGEEGILVNFGNSENGLGDRKPSPARKQQQTTPPPPQTAQKKSTPPPAQQTPPPPVKTSEPEPAEEVAMTQDYEKTVAIEAAEKKKKEKERKRQQELDEKKRREQEELDRKNAEEVERKRLAEIERKKQEEIERQQREEAERIAREEAERKAREEAERQRKLEEERKIAEINSRTQGAFANSGSGSGGTGNSDGKSQGVTFPSGNQGVPTGDPNATNYGDGGSGSGNQGDGPSFSLKGRSAMSLPKPKYPGNDAGIVVVTVKVDKKGNVTSAEPGARGTTIANKAFWDEAKQAALKATFNVDENAPAFQQGTISYRFTLD; from the coding sequence ATGGTAGAAAGAGAGGAATATAGCGAGAAGAAAAAGGGGCTTGTCGGAACGATTGTTTTTCACACAATTGTCTTGATATTACTGCTCTTACTTGGCTTTTTTACGCCACTTCCTCTGCCTGGAGAAGAAGGAATTCTGGTTAATTTCGGAAATTCAGAAAATGGATTGGGCGACCGCAAACCAAGTCCGGCACGCAAGCAACAACAAACGACTCCTCCACCTCCTCAAACTGCACAAAAAAAATCTACGCCACCTCCTGCTCAACAAACACCTCCGCCTCCGGTGAAAACTTCAGAACCGGAACCTGCCGAGGAAGTTGCAATGACGCAGGACTACGAAAAAACAGTTGCCATTGAAGCAGCCGAGAAAAAGAAAAAAGAAAAAGAGCGCAAACGTCAGCAGGAGCTGGATGAAAAAAAACGTAGAGAACAGGAAGAGCTAGACCGCAAAAACGCTGAAGAAGTAGAACGCAAACGCTTGGCTGAGATTGAGCGTAAAAAACAAGAAGAAATAGAACGCCAGCAACGCGAAGAGGCAGAAAGAATTGCCCGCGAGGAAGCCGAACGTAAAGCACGTGAAGAGGCAGAGCGCCAACGAAAGCTGGAAGAAGAACGAAAAATTGCTGAGATTAACTCGCGTACGCAAGGTGCTTTTGCAAACAGTGGCTCCGGAAGTGGAGGCACTGGCAACAGCGACGGGAAAAGCCAGGGAGTAACATTCCCAAGTGGTAACCAGGGTGTACCAACCGGCGATCCGAATGCAACAAATTATGGCGACGGAGGCAGCGGTTCAGGAAACCAAGGCGATGGTCCTTCTTTTAGTTTGAAAGGCAGATCTGCAATGTCACTTCCCAAACCCAAATATCCGGGTAATGATGCCGGAATTGTCGTTGTTACCGTTAAGGTCGATAAGAAAGGTAATGTTACGTCTGCGGAGCCTGGAGCACGCGGTACCACAATTGCGAATAAAGCGTTCTGGGATGAAGCCAAACAAGCTGCGCTAAAAGCCACGTTCAATGTTGACGAAAATGCTCCGGCATTCCAACAGGGAACAATCTCCTACCGTTTTACACTCGATTAA
- a CDS encoding biopolymer transporter ExbD: protein MALKKRNKVNAAFSMSSMTDIVFLLLIFFMVTSTLIAPNALKLLLPQSNNQTAAKPITTISITSDLKYYINDDNKLQSVKFGDIEPFLTNKFGSGNDDIFISLHADQSVPVNEVVKIMNIARRNKYKMILATSPE from the coding sequence ATGGCACTAAAAAAGAGAAATAAAGTAAATGCTGCATTTAGCATGTCGTCGATGACCGACATTGTATTTCTGTTGCTTATTTTCTTTATGGTTACCTCTACCCTGATTGCGCCAAATGCACTGAAATTGTTACTTCCGCAAAGTAACAATCAAACAGCTGCCAAGCCAATCACAACCATATCGATTACATCCGATTTGAAATACTATATCAACGACGACAATAAGCTTCAAAGCGTAAAATTTGGCGATATTGAGCCGTTTTTAACCAATAAGTTTGGCTCGGGTAACGACGATATTTTTATCTCGTTGCATGCCGATCAATCTGTTCCGGTTAACGAAGTGGTGAAAATAATGAACATTGCCCGCCGAAATAAGTATAAAATGATACTGGCGACATCGCCTGAATAG